From one Lolium rigidum isolate FL_2022 chromosome 4, APGP_CSIRO_Lrig_0.1, whole genome shotgun sequence genomic stretch:
- the LOC124705562 gene encoding long-chain-alcohol oxidase FAO2-like, whose product MAVQGGDGQRKEEEEEKGSRPGPHPQLCGWRRDGRKYTHGLHPTQMEALRAMCGAFIPSLPAEEAAGAGGRADPPGGKDLERFYLASAADAAIPDEVAELMVTRCIREAVLLGWVVLWMLGTRLGTLLLCGTLSLSGAAGELPSLRRFADMPLERREAALQRWNRTRWFFPLRIVFALVKILSHYVFYAMVNEKSKNPHWNAIGYRVEEWREEPEEPVAPAPARSRPLDSGVVETRALNDTTLLRSLADKGLAAKPGSSDTHHTVECDVVIVGSGCGGGVAAAMLASAGYKVVVVEKGDYYTADDYSSIEGPSMERLFENGGIFCTSNVTTMLFTGTTVGGGSAVNWSASIRTPGEVLQEWSREHGLPLFASPGYQQAMDAVCARLGVTNGCLEEGFQNKVVRRGCEALGLPVDAVPRNSSKGHYCGSCNFGCPTGDKRGTDTTWLVDAVKHGAVVLTGCKADRFILERISGKNGRSKKCAGLMATCLSNGITKKLRIEAKVSISACGALMTPPLLHRSGLRNRHIGQNLHLHPVSMAWGYFPENKQGPPITGKSYEGGIITSMHRVTERTIIETPALSPGGFAAMVPWESGRDMKERMRRFARTAHAFALVRDRGAGTVDCEGRLRFTPSNDDTRELRNGLRRVLRILVAAGAAEVGTHRSDGLRLRCKGVRDEDLEAFLDEVSIEKGPMHSTTDKWGVFSSAHQMGSCRMGSSSKDSAVDGSGQSWEAEGLYVCDGSLLPTAVGVNPMITIQSLAYCLSKEIAQSLAHAKKH is encoded by the exons ATGGCGGTGCAGGGCGGCGACGGCCagcggaaggaggaggaggaggagaaggggagccgCCCGGGGCCGCACCCGCAGCTGTGTGGTTGGAGGCGGGACGGCCGCAAGTACACGCACGGGCTGCACCCGACGCAGATGGAGGCGCTCCGTGCCATGTGCGGCGCCTTCATCCCCTCGCTGCCGGCCGAggaggccgccggcgccggcggacgCGCCGACCCGCCCGGCGGCAAGGACCTCGAGCGCTTCtacctcgcctccgccgccgacgccgccatcCCCGACGAG GTTGCCGAACTGATGGTGACGCGCTGCATCCGGGAGGCGGTGCTGCTAGGGTGGGTGGTGCTGTGGATGCTGGGCACGAGGCTAGGCACGCTGCTGCTGTGCGGCACCCTCAGcctctccggcgccgccggcgagctcccTTCCCTGCGCCGGTTCGCCGACATGCCGCTGGAGCGGCGGGAGGCCGCGCTGCAGCGCTGGAACAGGACGCGCTGGTTCTTCCCGCTCAGGATCGTCTTCGCCCTCGTCAAGATCCTCTCCCACTACGTCTTCTACGCCATG GTGAACGAGAAATCAAAGAATCCACACTGGAATGCCATTGGGTACAGAGTGGAAGAATGGCGGGAAGAGCCAGAAGAACCAGTGGCGCCAGCGCCAGCACGGTCGCGGCCACTGGACAGTGGCGTCGTGGAAACCAGAGCACTGAACGATACCACCCTGCTCAGGTCACTCGCGGACAAGGGGCTCGCCGCAAAGCCGGGCTCATCGGACACGCATCACACGGTGGAGTGCGACGTCGTCATCGTCGGGTCCGGCTGCGGCGGTGGCGTCGCTGCGGCGATGCTCGCGTCCGCGGGTTACAAGGTGGTCGTCGTTGAGAAGGGCGACTACTACACCGCGGATGACTACAGCTCTATCGAGGGCCCGTCCATGGAACGCCTCTTCGAGAACGGCGGCATCTTCTGCACGTCAAACGTGACGACGATGTTATTCACGGGCACGACcgtcggcggcggctcggcggtgaACTGGTCGGCAAGCATCCGCACGCCGGGGGAGGTCTTGCAGGAGTGGTCGCGAGAGCACGGGCTCCCGCTGTTCGCCAGCCCCGGGTACCAGCAGGCCATGGACGCGGTGTGCGCCCGTCTCGGCGTCACCAACGGGTGCCTGGAGGAAGGGTTCCAGAACAAGGTGGTGCGCCGCGGGTGCGAGGCGCTCGGGCTGCCCGTTGATGCCGTGCCGCGCAACTCGTCCAAGGGACACTACTGCGGGAGCTGCAATTTCGGCTGCCCCACGGGCGACAAGCGCGGCACCGACACGACGTGGCTCGTCGACGCCGTCAAGCACGGCGCGGTGGTCCTGACAGGGTGCAAGGCAGACCGCTTCATCCTCGAGAGGATCAGCGGCAAGAACGGCCGGAGCAAGAAGTGCGCCGGCCTGATGGCGACGTGCCTGAGCAATGGCATCACCAAGAAGCTGCGCATCGAGGCCAAGGTGTCGATCTCGGCTTGCGGGGCGCTCATGACGCCGCCTCTTCTGCACAGAAGCGGGCTCAGGAACCGGCACATCGGCCAGAATCTGCACCTCCACCCAGTGTCCATGGCGTGGGGTTACTTCCCGGAGAACAAGCAGGGACCGCCGATCACTGGCAAGTCCTACGAGGGTGGCATCATCACGAGCATGCACCGCGTCACCGAGCGCACCATCATCGAGACGCCGGCGCTGAGTCCTGGAGGCTTCGCGGCCATGGTGCCCTGGGAGTCGGGCCGCGACATGAAGGAGCGCATGCGCCGGTTCGCGCGCACGGCGCACGCGTTCGCGCTCGTTCGCGACCGCGGCGCCGGGACGGTGGACTGCGAGGGCCGCCTGCGCTTCACACCAAGCAACGACGACACCCGCGAGCTGCGCAACGGCCTACGGCGCGTCCTGCGCATCCTGGTGGCCGCCGGCGCGGCGGAGGTAGGCACGCACCGTAGCGACGGGCTCCGGctgcggtgcaagggcgtgcgcgACGAGGACCTGGAGGCGTTCCTGGACGAGGTGAGCATCGAGAAGGGCCCCATGCACTCCACGACGGACAAGTGGGGGGTCTTCTCCTCCGCGCATCAGATGGGCAGCTGCCGGATGGGCTCGAGCTCCAAGGACAGCGCCGTGGACGGCAGTGGCCAGAGCTGGGAGGCAGAGGGCCTGTACGTTTGTGACGGCAGCCTCCTCCCCACCGCCGTTGGCGTCAACCCCATGATCACCATACAGTCCCTCGCTTACTGCCTCTCCAAGGAAATCGCCCAGTCCTTGGCGCACGCCAAGAAACACTAG